The following proteins are co-located in the Escherichia fergusonii ATCC 35469 genome:
- the fhuD gene encoding Fe(3+)-hydroxamate ABC transporter substrate-binding protein FhuD, with translation MSGLPLISRRRLLTAMALSPLLWQMNTAHAAAIDPNRIVALEWLPVELLLALGIVPYGVADTINYRLWVSEPPLPESVIDVGLRTEPNLELLTEMKPSFMVWSAGYGPSPEMLARIAPGRGFNFSDGKQPLAMARKSLTEMADLLNLQSAAETHLAHYEDFIRSMKPRFVKRGARPLLLTTLIDPRHMLVFGPNSLFQEILDEYGIPNAWQGETNFWGSTAVSIDRLAAYKDVDVLCFDHDNSKDMDALMATPLWQAMPFVRAGRFQRVPAVWFYGATLSAMHFVRILDNAIGGKA, from the coding sequence ATGAGCGGCTTACCTCTTATTTCGCGCCGTCGACTGTTAACGGCGATGGCGCTTTCTCCGTTGTTATGGCAGATGAATACCGCCCACGCGGCGGCTATTGATCCCAATCGTATTGTGGCGCTGGAGTGGTTGCCGGTGGAATTACTGCTGGCGCTCGGCATCGTACCTTACGGCGTGGCGGATACCATCAACTATCGCCTGTGGGTCAGCGAACCGCCATTACCTGAATCGGTGATTGACGTCGGTTTGCGGACAGAACCTAACCTTGAACTGCTGACCGAAATGAAGCCGTCGTTTATGGTCTGGTCGGCAGGGTATGGCCCTTCGCCAGAAATGCTGGCACGTATTGCGCCGGGGCGCGGATTTAACTTCAGCGACGGCAAACAGCCGCTGGCGATGGCGCGTAAATCGCTGACGGAAATGGCAGATTTGCTTAACCTGCAAAGCGCAGCAGAAACGCATTTAGCGCACTATGAAGACTTCATCCGCAGCATGAAACCCCGCTTTGTGAAGCGTGGTGCGCGCCCGTTATTGCTGACGACGCTTATCGATCCGCGCCATATGCTGGTCTTCGGCCCGAACAGCCTGTTCCAGGAAATTCTCGATGAGTACGGCATCCCAAATGCCTGGCAAGGAGAAACCAACTTCTGGGGCAGTACTGCCGTCAGTATCGATCGTCTGGCAGCGTATAAGGACGTTGATGTGCTCTGTTTTGATCACGACAACAGCAAAGACATGGACGCACTAATGGCAACCCCGCTGTGGCAGGCCATGCCGTTTGTCCGTGCCGGACGCTTTCAGCGCGTCCCCGCAGTTTGGTTTTATGGTGCGACGCTCTCGGCAATGCATTTTGTGCGTATTCTGGATAACGCCATTGGAGGTAAAGCGTGA
- the fhuA gene encoding ferrichrome porin FhuA — translation MARSKTAQPKHSLRKIAVVVATAVSGMSVYAQAAVEPKEDTITVTAAPAPQESAWGPAATIAAKHSATATKTDTPIEKTPQSISVVTNEEMQMHQFQSVKEALGYTPGVTVSSRGASNTYDFVIIRGFSSVGLNQNNYLDGLKLQGNFYNDAVIDPYMLERVELMRGPTSVLYGKSNPGGIISMVSKRPTTEPLKEIQFKMGTDNLFQTGFDFSDALDDNGEFSYRLTGLARSTNEQQKNSESQRYTIAPSFSWRPDNKTNFTFLSYFQNEPETGYYGWLPKEGTVEPLPNGKRLPTDFNEGASNNTYSRNQKMVGYSFEHGFNDTFTVRQNLRFSEMKTSQKSVYGTGIAADGHTLNRGTVVDNERLQNFSVDTQLESKFATGEVEHTLLTGVDFMRMRNDINASFGSAPSIDLYNKYSPEYFAFGSAEPYQMNESKQTGIYVQDQAEWNKWVFTLGGRYDWSKQATTVRENSYTPTEGYIERNDHQFTWRGGVNYLFDNGISPYFSYSQSFEPSAFDLWSNPRVSYKPSKGEQYEAGVKYVPNDMPVVVTGAVYQLTKTNNLTADPTNPLAQVPAGEIRARGVELEAKAALNANINLTASYTYTDAEYTKDTNLKGKTPEQVPEHMASLWGDYTFNEGPLSGLTLGTGGRFIGSSYGDPTNTFKVGSAAVMDAVVKYDLARFGMAGSSLAVNVNNLLDREYVASCFQTYGCFWGAERQVVATATFRF, via the coding sequence ATGGCGCGTTCCAAAACTGCTCAGCCAAAACACTCACTGCGTAAAATTGCAGTTGTAGTAGCCACAGCGGTTAGCGGCATGTCTGTTTATGCACAGGCAGCGGTTGAACCGAAAGAAGACACTATCACCGTTACCGCTGCACCAGCGCCGCAAGAAAGCGCATGGGGGCCGGCTGCAACTATTGCGGCGAAGCACTCTGCTACTGCGACTAAAACGGATACACCAATTGAAAAAACGCCGCAGTCCATTTCGGTTGTGACAAATGAAGAGATGCAGATGCATCAATTTCAGTCTGTAAAAGAAGCATTAGGTTATACACCTGGTGTTACGGTTAGCAGTCGTGGTGCTTCTAATACATATGATTTTGTTATCATTCGTGGTTTCTCATCTGTTGGTCTGAATCAAAATAACTACCTTGATGGGCTAAAACTTCAGGGCAACTTTTATAACGATGCTGTGATTGATCCTTACATGCTCGAGAGGGTTGAACTGATGCGTGGTCCGACGTCTGTTCTCTATGGGAAAAGTAATCCTGGTGGGATTATTTCTATGGTGAGTAAGCGTCCGACAACTGAACCCCTGAAAGAAATTCAGTTTAAAATGGGGACGGATAATCTGTTTCAGACCGGATTCGATTTCAGTGATGCACTGGATGATAACGGTGAGTTCTCCTACCGTTTGACTGGCCTCGCACGCTCAACAAACGAACAGCAGAAAAACTCTGAATCTCAGCGTTATACCATTGCTCCATCATTCTCATGGCGTCCGGACAACAAAACTAATTTTACTTTCCTGTCCTATTTCCAGAATGAACCTGAAACGGGTTATTACGGTTGGTTGCCGAAAGAGGGGACCGTTGAGCCATTGCCTAATGGTAAGCGTCTACCGACTGACTTCAATGAAGGTGCGTCGAATAATACATACTCCCGTAACCAGAAAATGGTGGGATATAGTTTTGAACATGGTTTTAATGACACCTTCACCGTGCGTCAGAATCTGCGTTTCAGTGAAATGAAAACCTCACAGAAAAGTGTTTATGGCACAGGGATCGCCGCCGATGGTCATACCCTAAACCGCGGGACAGTGGTGGATAATGAGCGTCTGCAAAACTTTAGCGTTGATACCCAACTTGAAAGTAAATTTGCTACAGGTGAAGTCGAGCATACTTTGCTGACAGGGGTTGACTTCATGCGTATGCGCAATGATATCAATGCCAGCTTTGGATCCGCACCATCCATCGATCTTTATAACAAATATTCTCCTGAATACTTTGCATTTGGTAGCGCAGAGCCATACCAGATGAATGAAAGCAAACAAACAGGTATTTATGTTCAGGATCAGGCGGAATGGAATAAATGGGTATTCACTCTAGGGGGACGTTACGATTGGTCTAAGCAAGCGACTACTGTTCGTGAAAACTCTTATACGCCGACTGAAGGTTATATTGAGCGCAATGATCATCAGTTCACCTGGCGCGGTGGTGTAAATTACTTATTCGATAATGGTATTTCACCTTACTTTAGCTATAGCCAGTCCTTTGAACCGAGTGCTTTCGATCTATGGAGCAACCCGCGCGTTTCCTATAAGCCATCGAAAGGTGAACAGTATGAAGCTGGCGTAAAATATGTTCCGAATGATATGCCGGTCGTTGTTACGGGCGCAGTCTATCAATTGACGAAAACAAATAACCTGACAGCAGACCCAACAAACCCGTTAGCGCAAGTCCCAGCAGGTGAGATTCGCGCTCGTGGTGTGGAACTTGAAGCAAAAGCCGCGTTAAATGCCAATATTAACTTGACGGCTTCTTATACTTACACCGATGCGGAATACACCAAAGATACTAATCTCAAAGGTAAAACTCCAGAACAAGTACCGGAGCATATGGCATCTCTCTGGGGGGATTATACCTTCAATGAAGGGCCGCTTTCTGGTTTAACATTGGGAACAGGTGGTCGTTTTATTGGTTCCAGCTATGGTGATCCGACAAACACTTTTAAAGTGGGTAGCGCAGCTGTAATGGATGCTGTTGTAAAATATGATCTGGCACGCTTTGGTATGGCGGGATCCAGCCTTGCTGTTAACGTCAACAATTTGCTCGATCGTGAGTATGTTGCCAGTTGCTTCCAGACCTATGGCTGCTTCTGGGGCGCAGAACGTCAGGTCGTTGCAACCGCAACCTTCCGTTTCTAA
- the mrcB gene encoding bifunctional glycosyl transferase/transpeptidase, which yields MAGNDREPIGRKGKPTRPVKQKVSRRRYEDDDDYDDYDDYEDEEPMPRKGKGKGKGRKPRGKRGWLWLLLKLAIVFAVLIAIYGVYLDQKIRSRIDGKVWQLPAAVYGRMVNLEPDMTISKNEMVKLLEATQYRQVSKMTRPGEFTVQANSIEMIRRPFDFPDSKEGQVRARLTFDGDHLSTIVNMENNRQFGFFRLDPRLITMISSPNGEQRLFVPRSGFPDLLVDTLLATEDRHFYEHDGISLYSIGRAVLANLTAGRTVQGASTLTQQLVKNLFLSSERSYWRKANEAYMALIMDARYSKDRILELYMNEVYLGQSGDNEIRGFPLASLYYFGRPVEELSLDQQALLVGMVKGASIYNPWRNPKLALERRNLVLRLLQQQQIIDQELYDMLSARPLGVQPRGGVISPQPAFMQLVRQELQAKLGDKVKDLSGVKIFTTFDSVAQDAAEKAAVEGIPALKKQRKLSDLETAIVVVDRFSGEVRAMVGGSEPQFAGYNRAMQARRSIGSLAKPATYLTALSQPKIYRLNTWIADAPIALRQPNGQVWSPQNDDRRYSESGRVMLVDALTRSMNVPTVNLGMALGLPAVTDTWIKLGVPKDQLNPVPAMLLGALNLTPIEVAQAFQTIASGGNRAPLSALRSVIAEDGKVLYQSFPQAERAVPAQAAYLTLWTMQQVVQRGTGRQLGAKYPNLHLAGKTGTTNNNVDTWFAGIDGSTVTITWVGRDNNQPTKLYGASGAMSIYQRYLANQTPTPLNLVPPEDIADMGVDYDGNFVCSGGMRVLPVWTSDPQSLCQQSEMQQQPSGNPFDQSSQPQQQPQQQPAQQEQKDSDGVAGWIKDMFGSN from the coding sequence ATGGCCGGGAATGACCGCGAGCCAATTGGACGCAAAGGGAAACCGACGCGTCCGGTCAAACAAAAGGTAAGCCGTCGTCGTTACGAAGATGACGATGATTACGACGATTATGATGACTATGAGGATGAAGAACCGATGCCGCGCAAAGGTAAGGGCAAAGGCAAAGGGCGTAAGCCTCGTGGCAAACGCGGCTGGCTATGGCTGCTGCTAAAACTGGCTATCGTTTTTGCCGTGCTGATCGCCATTTACGGCGTTTATCTCGATCAAAAAATTCGTAGCCGTATTGATGGCAAAGTCTGGCAATTGCCTGCGGCTGTTTATGGCCGAATGGTCAACCTTGAGCCAGATATGACCATCAGCAAAAACGAGATGGTGAAGCTGCTGGAGGCGACCCAGTATCGCCAGGTGTCGAAAATGACGCGCCCTGGCGAGTTTACCGTGCAGGCCAACAGCATTGAGATGATCCGCCGTCCGTTTGATTTCCCGGACAGTAAAGAAGGGCAGGTACGTGCGCGTCTGACCTTTGATGGCGATCACCTGTCGACGATCGTCAATATGGAGAACAACCGTCAGTTTGGTTTCTTCCGTCTTGATCCGCGTCTGATCACCATGATCTCTTCGCCAAACGGTGAGCAGCGTCTGTTTGTGCCGCGCAGTGGTTTCCCGGATTTGCTGGTGGATACGTTGCTGGCGACAGAAGACCGTCATTTCTACGAGCATGATGGGATCAGTCTCTACTCCATCGGACGTGCGGTGCTGGCAAACCTGACCGCCGGACGCACGGTACAGGGGGCGAGTACGCTGACGCAACAGTTGGTGAAAAACCTGTTCCTCTCCAGCGAACGTTCTTACTGGCGTAAAGCGAACGAAGCCTACATGGCGCTGATCATGGATGCGCGTTACAGCAAAGACCGCATTCTTGAGCTGTATATGAACGAGGTGTATCTCGGTCAGAGCGGCGACAACGAAATCCGCGGTTTCCCGCTGGCGAGTCTGTACTACTTTGGTCGCCCGGTAGAAGAGCTGAGTCTCGACCAGCAGGCGCTGTTGGTTGGTATGGTGAAAGGGGCGTCGATCTATAACCCGTGGCGTAACCCGAAACTGGCGCTGGAGCGACGTAACCTGGTGCTGCGTCTGCTGCAACAACAGCAGATTATTGATCAAGAGCTCTATGACATGTTGAGTGCACGTCCGCTGGGCGTTCAGCCGCGCGGTGGCGTAATCTCTCCACAGCCAGCCTTTATGCAACTGGTGCGTCAGGAGCTGCAGGCGAAATTAGGCGATAAGGTAAAAGATCTCTCCGGCGTGAAGATCTTCACTACCTTTGACTCGGTGGCTCAGGACGCGGCGGAAAAAGCCGCCGTGGAAGGCATTCCGGCACTGAAGAAACAGCGTAAGTTAAGCGATCTGGAAACGGCAATTGTGGTCGTCGACCGCTTTAGTGGTGAAGTTCGTGCGATGGTCGGTGGTTCTGAGCCGCAGTTTGCAGGTTACAACCGTGCGATGCAGGCGCGTCGTTCGATTGGTTCCCTTGCAAAACCAGCGACTTATCTGACGGCCTTAAGCCAGCCGAAAATCTATCGCCTGAACACGTGGATTGCCGATGCGCCAATCGCGCTGCGTCAGCCGAATGGCCAGGTCTGGTCACCGCAGAACGATGATCGTCGTTATAGCGAAAGTGGCAGAGTGATGCTGGTGGATGCGTTGACACGTTCGATGAACGTGCCGACGGTGAATCTGGGGATGGCGCTGGGTCTGCCTGCGGTTACGGATACCTGGATTAAACTGGGCGTACCGAAAGATCAGCTGAATCCGGTTCCGGCAATGTTGCTGGGGGCGTTGAACTTAACGCCAATCGAAGTGGCGCAGGCGTTCCAGACCATCGCTAGTGGTGGTAACCGAGCACCGCTTTCTGCGCTGCGTTCGGTAATCGCGGAAGATGGCAAGGTACTGTATCAGAGCTTCCCGCAGGCGGAACGCGCTGTTCCGGCTCAGGCGGCGTATCTGACACTATGGACCATGCAGCAGGTGGTACAACGCGGTACGGGGCGTCAGCTTGGAGCGAAATATCCAAATCTGCATCTGGCAGGGAAAACGGGTACTACCAACAACAACGTAGATACCTGGTTTGCGGGCATTGACGGCAGCACGGTGACTATCACTTGGGTAGGCCGTGATAACAACCAGCCGACCAAACTGTATGGAGCCAGCGGGGCAATGTCGATTTATCAGCGTTATCTGGCTAACCAGACGCCAACACCGCTGAATCTTGTTCCGCCAGAAGACATTGCAGATATGGGCGTGGACTATGACGGCAACTTTGTTTGCAGCGGTGGCATGCGTGTCTTACCGGTCTGGACCAGCGATCCGCAATCGCTGTGCCAGCAGAGTGAGATGCAGCAGCAACCGTCAGGCAATCCGTTTGATCAGTCTTCTCAGCCGCAGCAACAGCCGCAACAGCAACCTGCTCAGCAAGAGCAGAAAGACAGTGACGGCGTAGCAGGTTGGATCAAGGATATGTTTGGTAGTAATTAA
- the fhuC gene encoding Fe3+-hydroxamate ABC transporter ATP-binding protein FhuC has protein sequence MQEYTNHSDTTFALRNISFRVPGRTLLHPLSLTFPAGKVTGLIGHNGSGKSTLLKMLGRHQPPSEGEILLDAQPLESWSSKAFARKVAYLPQQLPPAEGMTVRELVAIGRYPWHGALGRFGAADREKVEEAISLVGLKPLAHRLVDSLSGGERQRAWIAMLVAQDSRCLLLDEPTSALDIAHQVDVLALVHRLSQERGLTVIAVLHDINMAARYCDYLVALRGGEMIAQGTPAEIMRGETLEMIYGIPMGILPHPAGAAPVSFVY, from the coding sequence ATGCAGGAATACACGAATCATTCCGATACCACTTTTGCACTGCGTAATATCTCCTTTCGTGTGCCCGGGCGCACGCTTTTGCATCCGCTGTCGTTAACCTTTCCTGCCGGGAAAGTGACCGGTCTGATTGGTCACAACGGTTCTGGTAAATCCACTCTGCTCAAAATGCTTGGCCGTCATCAACCGCCGTCGGAAGGGGAGATTCTTCTTGATGCCCAGCCGCTGGAAAGCTGGAGCAGCAAAGCGTTTGCTCGCAAAGTGGCTTATTTGCCGCAGCAGCTTCCTCCGGCAGAAGGGATGACGGTGCGTGAACTGGTGGCGATTGGTCGTTACCCGTGGCATGGCGCGCTGGGGCGCTTTGGTGCGGCAGATCGCGAAAAGGTCGAAGAGGCTATCTCGCTGGTTGGCTTAAAACCGCTGGCGCATCGGCTGGTCGATAGCCTCTCTGGCGGCGAACGTCAACGGGCGTGGATCGCCATGCTGGTGGCGCAGGATAGCCGTTGTCTGTTGCTCGACGAACCGACCTCGGCGCTGGATATCGCCCACCAGGTTGATGTGCTGGCGCTGGTGCATCGTTTAAGTCAGGAGCGTGGCCTGACGGTCATTGCCGTGCTGCACGATATCAATATGGCTGCGCGTTACTGTGATTATCTGGTCGCCCTGCGCGGCGGTGAAATGATTGCTCAGGGAACGCCTGCGGAAATTATGCGCGGCGAAACCCTCGAAATGATTTATGGCATCCCGATGGGTATTTTGCCGCATCCGGCGGGTGCTGCACCTGTGAGTTTTGTTTATTGA